One Xiphophorus maculatus strain JP 163 A chromosome 9, X_maculatus-5.0-male, whole genome shotgun sequence DNA segment encodes these proteins:
- the r3hdm4 gene encoding R3H domain-containing protein 4 translates to MVVLTNDEEQDYILIEERKCVSLPCSPAKRVSPAKRKQYYINQAVRNSELTPRAKGKKSQRRQENTRYLANLLEKDECSKDDLEVCSNPALPSIFTEACTNGNYIEPWNDFMNCSGEEQERLLSLLEQEGTNRKNANQLLKDHRNVFPAFSAQECFHRIDRRLRTTLKRKQIPMGKLEVIEEDLLSFFSAEPHSVYTTILSSSFERLLLHAICQYMDLVSASIDYNGSRQTEVMNKQDEFLPPGLLLSAYLEKMS, encoded by the exons ATGGTCGTTTTGACAAATGACGAAGAACAGGATTACAT CCTGATAGAGGAGCGCAAATGCGTCTCGCTGCCCTGCTCGCCTGCTAAGCGAGTTTCTCCAGCCAAAAGGAAGCAGTATTACATCAATCAAGCCGTCCGCAACTCTGAACTCACTCCACGCGCCAAAGGCAAAAAGAGCCAACGCCGACAGGAGAACA CTCGTTATCTTGCCAATCTCCTGGAGAAGGACGAATGCTCCAAAGACGACCTGGAGGTTTGCAGCAACCCGGCCCTCCCGTCCATCTTTACTGAGGCCTGTACCAATGGAAACTACATAGAG CCGTGGAATGACTTCATGAATTGCTCCGGTGAGGAACAGGAGCGGCTGCTTTCTCTCCTGGAGCAGGAGGGAACCAATAGGAAAAACGCCAATCAACTTCTCAAAGACCACAGGAATG TATTTCCTGCCTTTTCTGCTCAGGAGTGCTTCCACAGAATCGATCGGCGGCTTCGAACGACTCTGAAACGGAAGCAAATACCCATG gGAAAGCTGGAAGTGATCGAGGAAGACCTTCTCAGCTTCTTCAGCGCTGAACCTCACTCAGTTTACACAACCATCCTCAGTAGCAG TTTTGAGAGGCTGCTTCTTCATGCCATCTGCCAGTACATGGACCTCGTCTCTGCAA GCATCGACTACAACGGCTCACGTCAGACTGAAGTGATGAACAAACAAGACGAGTTTCTTCCTCCTGGACTTTTACTGTCTGCCTACCTGGAGAAGATGAGCTGA